A DNA window from Anaerocolumna sp. AGMB13020 contains the following coding sequences:
- a CDS encoding oligosaccharide flippase family protein translates to MIMINEAESTRQIKAGAILGYLTIGVNLLAGLIYTPWIIRNLGQDNYGLYTLSVSIISILVMDFGLGAAVTRFLSLYNSKNDQEAINNLLGIIYKLFIFLDFIILLVLAAAYFNIGSIYKELSSAEIEKLKVIFIISSCYSLLSFPFGTLNGILTSFEKFIPLKISELVAKILNMGLIFGALQMGYGLNILVIANAVTGGISILLKLVFVKKYTSIKVNFRYKAKKITREIFQFSIWTTVISIAQRFIYNIIPSILGIYSGSVSISVFGASATIEGMVYTFATAINGLFLPKVSRILNEENREEYLLNLMVKVGRIQLVLIGMIFTGFLAVGRDFINFWLGSGFRNAYICILLLVLPSVIELPQHIAALTVTASGMVKMQSIVYTIMAGINILFSMLLTSEYQEIGAAVSVCIAYLFRTAAMNVVYHKKLKINIPVFFRECFGRLCLPLVISLAAAIFIAFLPGGKIMLFLAKGAAMVVIYLGVFWFCGLNTYEKGLVFSVFKKSLKK, encoded by the coding sequence ATGATTATGATAAATGAAGCGGAAAGTACCAGACAGATCAAGGCTGGTGCAATTCTAGGTTATCTCACCATTGGAGTTAATCTTCTGGCAGGATTAATCTATACACCCTGGATAATACGGAATCTGGGACAGGATAATTACGGCCTTTACACCTTGTCCGTATCCATAATCAGTATATTGGTAATGGACTTTGGTCTTGGAGCTGCTGTTACCCGTTTTCTCTCATTATATAATTCCAAAAATGATCAGGAGGCAATTAATAATCTTCTGGGTATTATTTATAAACTGTTTATTTTTCTGGATTTTATCATTCTGCTGGTGCTGGCAGCTGCCTATTTTAACATAGGCAGTATCTACAAGGAACTCTCCTCCGCAGAGATTGAGAAACTGAAAGTAATCTTTATCATATCCTCCTGTTACAGTTTACTGTCTTTTCCTTTTGGAACCTTAAACGGTATCTTAACCTCCTTTGAGAAATTCATTCCTTTAAAAATAAGCGAGCTGGTAGCCAAAATACTTAATATGGGACTGATTTTTGGAGCTCTGCAGATGGGGTATGGTCTGAATATTTTAGTGATTGCCAATGCGGTTACGGGCGGAATAAGTATTTTGTTAAAACTGGTGTTTGTAAAGAAATACACCTCAATCAAAGTAAACTTTCGATATAAAGCAAAGAAAATAACCCGGGAGATTTTTCAGTTTTCCATATGGACGACAGTTATTTCCATTGCACAGAGATTCATCTACAATATTATCCCAAGTATTCTTGGCATATACAGCGGTTCTGTCAGCATCTCAGTCTTTGGTGCTTCAGCCACCATTGAAGGAATGGTTTACACCTTTGCTACAGCTATTAACGGCTTATTTCTGCCCAAGGTATCAAGAATCCTGAATGAGGAAAACAGAGAAGAGTATCTGCTGAATCTTATGGTAAAGGTGGGAAGAATTCAGCTCGTTCTCATTGGAATGATCTTTACCGGCTTTCTGGCTGTTGGCAGGGATTTTATAAACTTCTGGCTGGGAAGCGGATTTCGTAATGCTTATATTTGTATTCTCCTTCTGGTATTGCCCAGTGTAATTGAACTCCCTCAACACATTGCGGCTTTGACAGTTACAGCCTCCGGGATGGTAAAGATGCAGTCCATCGTTTATACCATAATGGCTGGTATTAACATTCTTTTTTCCATGCTGTTGACCAGTGAATATCAGGAGATCGGTGCAGCTGTCTCTGTATGTATTGCCTACCTCTTTCGCACCGCAGCAATGAATGTGGTTTATCATAAAAAGCTTAAAATAAATATCCCTGTATTTTTTCGAGAATGTTTTGGGCGATTATGCCTTCCCTTAGTAATTTCATTGGCAGCAGCTATTTTTATTGCTTTTTTACCAGGTGGTAAAATTATGCTGTTTCTGGCCAAAGGTGCAGCCATGGTAGTTATCTATCTGGGGGTGTTCTGGTTCTGCGGACTTAATACCTATGAAAAGGGATTGGTCTTCTCCGTATTTAAAAAGAGTTTAAAAAAATAA
- a CDS encoding glycosyltransferase family 2 protein, translating to MKTRLAVIILHYKNYTETIDCIHSALKQNGSGYEIVVVDNGSGDNSLKKLKEVFAGAAHITFKRLKQNTGFARGNNAGIRYARTYLGAENCFVCNSDIVFEENLFEELLAAAVKGVGVISPAVYDREYHKQPISVNTRNPYISMLFSFLYLYYQSVIDRVKERLYKLLPFLPVLLSGLNDSPKPSEPLAETETKKKAYCIQGCAFLLTKEFFSHYDKLYPNTFLYCEELNLAVYLKKAGIKGIIADTSPVIHKGGQSTYSQNNRERILIRRKYAKKSLLKSLPLLLLPYTGIRRI from the coding sequence ATGAAAACCAGATTAGCAGTTATTATTCTGCATTACAAGAATTATACAGAAACCATAGACTGCATCCACAGTGCGCTTAAGCAAAATGGTTCCGGTTATGAAATTGTGGTAGTGGATAACGGTTCCGGGGATAATTCCCTTAAAAAGCTTAAGGAAGTATTTGCAGGGGCTGCACATATTACCTTTAAAAGGCTAAAACAAAACACAGGTTTTGCACGTGGAAACAATGCCGGTATCCGTTATGCAAGAACTTATCTGGGGGCTGAAAACTGTTTTGTGTGTAATAGCGATATTGTGTTTGAGGAGAATCTCTTTGAGGAATTATTAGCTGCTGCAGTTAAGGGAGTCGGTGTCATATCACCGGCTGTTTATGATAGAGAGTATCATAAACAGCCAATCTCTGTTAATACCAGGAATCCTTATATCTCAATGCTTTTCAGCTTTCTGTATCTTTATTACCAAAGTGTTATTGACAGGGTGAAAGAAAGATTATATAAATTATTACCCTTTCTGCCGGTTTTGCTTTCTGGCTTAAACGACTCCCCTAAACCTTCTGAGCCTTTGGCGGAAACTGAAACGAAAAAGAAGGCCTATTGTATACAGGGCTGTGCCTTTTTGCTGACCAAGGAATTCTTCAGTCATTATGATAAACTATATCCAAACACCTTTCTTTACTGTGAAGAACTGAACTTGGCTGTCTACCTGAAAAAGGCAGGGATTAAAGGAATTATTGCGGATACCTCCCCGGTAATTCATAAGGGAGGCCAATCGACTTATAGTCAGAATAACAGGGAAAGAATTCTGATTCGAAGAAAATATGCGAAGAAGAGTCTTTTAAAATCGCTGCCCTTACTCCTTTTACCTTACACTGGAATAAGAAGAATATAG
- the wecB gene encoding non-hydrolyzing UDP-N-acetylglucosamine 2-epimerase, translating to MKRLKLMTILGTRPEIIRLSQIIKKSDSYFDHILVHTGQNWDYALNQIFFEDLTLRSPDVYLDAVGDNLGSTIGNIISKSYELMLTEKPEALLILGDTNSALSAIAAKRLKIPVFHMEAGNRCYDENLPEEINRRIVDHIADVNLCYSEQSRRYLYGEGIPKDRCFVTGSPMAEVLSANRLKIENSKICEKLGLSEQQYIVLSAHREENIDNEKNFFELMKSVNVLAETYNIPVIYSTHPRSAGFIEKRQFHFHPKVRSLKPFSFSDYNNLQYHSFCTVSDSGTLPEEAAYFKSFPAVCIRTSTERPEALEKGAFILGSISSEEVLQAVDLAVTMTDRGEKISPVPDYTDENVSTKVIKIIQSYTGIINRMVWRKDS from the coding sequence ATGAAACGGTTGAAATTAATGACAATTTTAGGAACCAGACCTGAAATTATTAGACTTTCACAAATCATAAAGAAAAGTGACAGCTATTTCGATCATATCCTGGTTCATACGGGACAGAACTGGGACTATGCTCTGAATCAGATATTCTTTGAAGATCTAACTTTAAGGTCACCGGATGTATATCTGGATGCAGTGGGAGATAATCTTGGCAGCACGATAGGAAATATTATCTCCAAAAGCTATGAGCTGATGCTGACAGAAAAACCGGAGGCCCTTTTGATTCTTGGGGATACAAACTCAGCTCTTTCAGCAATTGCAGCAAAAAGATTAAAGATCCCAGTTTTTCATATGGAGGCCGGAAACCGATGCTATGATGAGAATCTGCCGGAAGAAATCAACCGGCGGATTGTAGACCATATTGCGGATGTGAATCTTTGTTACAGCGAACAGTCAAGGAGATATCTTTATGGGGAAGGCATACCAAAGGACAGGTGTTTTGTAACCGGCTCCCCAATGGCAGAAGTATTATCAGCAAACCGCTTAAAAATTGAGAATTCAAAGATATGTGAGAAGCTGGGGTTATCCGAACAGCAGTATATTGTCCTGTCAGCCCACAGAGAAGAGAACATTGATAATGAGAAAAATTTCTTTGAACTTATGAAATCAGTTAACGTACTTGCTGAGACCTATAACATACCTGTAATCTATTCCACTCATCCAAGGTCTGCAGGCTTTATCGAGAAGCGGCAGTTTCATTTTCATCCCAAGGTAAGATCTTTAAAACCCTTTTCCTTTTCAGACTATAATAATCTGCAATACCATTCCTTCTGTACGGTTTCCGACAGCGGCACTTTACCGGAGGAAGCGGCCTATTTCAAGTCATTTCCTGCCGTTTGTATCAGAACCTCGACAGAAAGGCCGGAAGCCTTGGAAAAGGGAGCCTTTATACTGGGTTCCATCTCTTCGGAAGAGGTATTACAGGCCGTAGATCTTGCGGTCACCATGACAGACAGAGGGGAAAAGATTAGTCCGGTACCTGATTATACGGATGAAAATGTGAGCACGAAGGTGATAAAGATTATACAGAGTTATACCGGGATTATTAACCGTATGGTCTGGAGGAAGGATTCATAA
- a CDS encoding mechanosensitive ion channel family protein: MNQIGMSGLQMSEYINELLESYGINSRLSLYLTTGIMIVLIIVISTLLYVAAKKILLKVQSGLAARSKSKWSDILINNKVLERLIRIVPAITVHAFAPTFPAYQIIIQRLVFCYIVFVILLTLDKFLDTADDLYQTFEVSKVRPIKGYLQVVKIIAYVIGTIIVIGVLLNRSPWILLGSIGAASAVLLLVFQNSILGFVAGIQLTSNNMLQIGDWIEMPKYGADGEVTELSLHTVKIRNWDNTITTIPTYAMVTESFKNWKGMQEAGGRRIKRSICIDMTSIRFCDEEMLQKYSRIQYISEYLEKKHNEIQEYNKQNGIDPVNMVNGRHLTNIGTFRAYIDSYLKHHPKVHKGMTCMARQLEPTDNGLPIEIYVFINDTAWANYETAQADIFDHIMAVIPEFDLRIFQNPTGYDFRKNLNQLY; this comes from the coding sequence ATGAATCAGATAGGAATGAGTGGTTTACAAATGTCAGAATATATCAATGAACTTTTAGAATCGTATGGGATTAATTCCAGATTATCCTTATACCTGACAACAGGAATAATGATAGTACTTATTATAGTAATCAGTACCCTGCTGTATGTTGCAGCAAAGAAAATATTATTAAAGGTGCAGTCAGGTCTGGCCGCCAGAAGCAAATCAAAATGGAGTGACATTTTAATCAATAACAAGGTGCTGGAACGGCTTATACGTATTGTTCCTGCAATTACCGTGCATGCTTTTGCGCCTACCTTTCCGGCTTATCAGATAATTATACAGCGGCTGGTATTCTGTTATATTGTTTTTGTGATTCTGCTAACCCTTGACAAATTCCTTGATACAGCAGATGATTTGTATCAGACCTTTGAAGTATCAAAGGTCAGGCCCATTAAAGGATATCTTCAGGTAGTTAAAATTATAGCTTATGTTATAGGCACTATAATCGTAATAGGAGTATTGCTAAACCGTTCTCCCTGGATATTATTAGGCAGTATCGGTGCTGCATCCGCGGTACTTTTATTGGTATTCCAGAATTCTATTTTGGGTTTTGTAGCAGGCATACAGTTAACCTCTAATAATATGCTCCAGATAGGAGACTGGATAGAAATGCCGAAATATGGTGCAGACGGAGAAGTAACAGAACTTTCTCTCCATACCGTCAAAATCAGAAATTGGGATAATACCATTACTACGATTCCTACCTATGCAATGGTAACAGAATCTTTTAAGAACTGGAAAGGCATGCAGGAGGCAGGCGGAAGAAGAATCAAGCGATCCATATGCATAGATATGACAAGCATTCGGTTCTGTGACGAGGAGATGCTTCAAAAATACAGCCGTATTCAATATATAAGCGAATATCTTGAAAAGAAACACAATGAAATACAAGAGTATAACAAGCAAAACGGAATTGATCCTGTTAATATGGTAAATGGCAGACATCTAACCAATATCGGTACCTTCCGTGCATATATTGACAGTTATCTGAAACATCATCCCAAGGTACATAAGGGAATGACCTGTATGGCCCGGCAGCTGGAACCCACAGACAATGGACTGCCCATTGAGATCTATGTATTTATTAATGATACAGCCTGGGCAAATTATGAGACTGCTCAGGCAGATATATTCGATCATATCATGGCGGTTATACCGGAATTCGATTTAAGAATATTTCAGAATCCAACCGGCTATGATTTTAGGAAAAATCTAAATCAGCTGTATTGA
- a CDS encoding TetR/AcrR family transcriptional regulator has translation MSDKVTRDIIIEKANQLFLNNGYKNVTVLDICNACDISKTAFYYHLKSKEDAILNFYDAVTKNITNLLISILSKDNYWDQLLICFESLIREASKFGTDFMSQMLTCNLKVDYGSYDFQKELTRVVVMIIQKGQEAGQFRNKNDALTLFQAASYMFLGQEVTWCIKKGEFMWLEEIRHGLECVFDVSPELR, from the coding sequence ATGTCTGATAAAGTAACCAGGGATATTATCATAGAAAAGGCGAACCAACTCTTTCTTAACAATGGTTATAAAAATGTAACCGTACTTGATATCTGTAATGCCTGTGATATCTCCAAAACTGCCTTTTATTATCATCTGAAGTCCAAAGAGGATGCCATACTCAATTTTTATGACGCAGTCACCAAGAACATCACAAATCTTCTCATTTCTATTTTGTCCAAAGATAATTACTGGGATCAGCTGCTGATTTGCTTTGAGAGTCTGATCAGAGAAGCCAGTAAGTTCGGTACAGACTTCATGAGTCAAATGCTTACATGTAATTTGAAAGTGGACTATGGAAGTTATGATTTTCAAAAGGAATTGACCAGGGTTGTAGTTATGATCATTCAAAAGGGGCAGGAAGCCGGACAGTTCAGAAATAAAAATGATGCCCTGACCTTATTCCAGGCAGCCTCCTATATGTTTCTGGGACAAGAGGTTACCTGGTGTATCAAAAAGGGTGAATTTATGTGGTTAGAGGAAATTCGCCATGGACTGGAATGTGTCTTTGATGTTTCACCGGAGCTAAGATAG